A genomic stretch from Corvus cornix cornix isolate S_Up_H32 chromosome 9, ASM73873v5, whole genome shotgun sequence includes:
- the PIGZ gene encoding GPI mannosyltransferase 4, whose amino-acid sequence MVARALWALLAALRAGWCLLPQSGYLHPDEFFQAPEVMAGDILNLQVYYPWEFLSSSPCRTVVFPLMTSGVTYWVIKSLQQLDICSSCINSYTLLVSPRLLFTIFSFILDYSVYRLAPFWGADPWKALVLLAGSYVTLVFYTRTFTNTLEGLLFALLMVLVSSKKSSGSSAEPTSSSLIGVITTAGFFNRPTFLAFALMPLLYWASLIVDSQKSIKTLINHFLKLILCACFTAIVFITADTFYFTSVSLDNFYSTNKSSLIDVIAQLHEKMVVTPFNFLSYNLNPHNLALHGSHPRVTHFTVNGVMLFGILHILAIGAGFKMLKKYVHQLMPVRWCYRGPPGLLMHSEGSPTLLLFYFVPLAFLSLFSHQEPRFLIPLILPLVLFSSSPNRAVKWKLLLVLFNLLGALLFGCLHQGGLIPCLFHLEQLIHSPASSSYPRHYTLLFAHTYMPPRSLLNIKKTDMHVEVIDMAGSGEETLCQTVEEQASNFTCSDCHIFIIIPGTVRATITKCGVSFRNETLIFPHLSMEDPPRIPVLSSGNWRSQLGLYILELNRDHQSL is encoded by the exons ATGGTGGCGCGGGCGCTGTGGGCGCTGCTGGCGGCGCTGCGAGCGGGCTGGTGCCTCCTGCCGCAGAGCGGGTACCTGCACCCCGACGAGTTCTTCCAGGCACCCGAGGTCATGGCAG GAGATATTTTAAACCTACAGGTCTATTATCCATGGGAgttcctttccagctctccttgcAGAACAGTTGTTTTCCCTTTAATGACATCAGGAGTTACATACTGGGTGATCAAGTCTTTGCAGCAGTTGGACATATGTTCAAGTTGCATCAACAGCTACACTCTTCTTGTATCTCCTCGCCTGCTCTTTACAATCTTTTCTTTCATACTCGACTACAGTGTTTATCGATTAGCTCCTTTCTGGGGAGCAGATCCATGGAAAGCGCTGGTACTTCTTGCTGGATCATATGTCACACTGGTGTTTTATACAAGAACGTTTACCAACACACTTGAAGGACTCCTCTTTGCTCTTCTCATGGTACTGGTTTCTTCAAAAAAGTCCAgtggcagctcagcagagcctACAAGCAGCTCTCTCATAGGTGTCATAACAACTGCTGGGTTTTTCAACAGGCCAACCTTTCTGGCATTTGCTTTAATGCCCCTGCTTTACTGGGCCAGTTTAATTGTTGACTCTCAAAAGAGCATTAAAACTCTCATAAACCACTTTTTGAAGCTTATCCTATGTGCATGTTTTACTGCTATTGTTTTCATAACTGCTGACACCTTCTATTTTACCTCCGTGAGCTTAGACAACTTCTACAGCACTAACAAGAGCAGCCTAATTGATGTAATAGCTCAGTTACATGAGAAAATGGTAGTAACCCCCTTCAATTTTCTCAGCTATAATCTTAATCCTCATAATCTTGCACTGCATGGAAGTCACCCACGAGTTACACATTTTACGGTCAATGGAGTAATGCTGTTTGGGATCTTACATATTCTGGCCATTGGTGCTGGCTTTAAAATGCTAAAGAAATACGTCCATCAATTAATGCCGGTCAGATGGTGTTACCGTGGGCCACCTGGGCTGTTGATGCATTCCGAGGGCAGTCCAacattgctgctgttttattttgttcctttggcatttctctccctgttcagTCACCAGGAGCCTCGGTTTCTCATCCCTCTTATCCTGCCGTTGGTCCTGTTCAGCTCATCACCGAACAGAGCTGTGAAATGGAAACTCCTCCTTGTTCTGTTCAATCTTCTGGGGGCCCTTCTGTTCGGATGCTTACACCAGGGAGGGCTGATTCCCTGTTTGTTTCACTTGGAGCAGCTCATCCATTCTCCAGCGTCCTCAAGCTATCCACGGCACTACACTCTGCTCTTTGCGCACACCTACATGCCTCCAAGGTCTCTGCTCAATATCAAGAAGACAGACATGCATGTGGAAGTCATTGACATGGCTGGGTCTGGAGAAGAAACCCTCTGCCAGACAGTAGAGGAGCAAGCAAGCAATTTTACCTGCAGCGACTGTCACATCTTTATTATAATCCCTGGTACGGTCAGAGCCACAATTACAAAGTGTGGTGTCTCATTCAGGAATGAGACTTTGATATTTCCTCACTTATCAATGGAAGACCCACCACGAATACCTGTCCTATCCAGTGGAAATTGGAGGAGTCAGTTAGGACTTTACATCCTTGAGCTAAACAGAGATCATCAGAGCCTTTAG